A DNA window from Streptomyces canus contains the following coding sequences:
- a CDS encoding MerR family transcriptional regulator, with translation MTVMETTGTRTDSCAAPPHPHRRPAGQDSYTISEVVDFTGLTAHTLRWYERIGLMPHIDRSHTGQRRYSNRDLDWLDLVGKLRLTGMPVADMVRYAELVREGDHTFTERFELLETTRRDVLSRIAELQDTLAVLDRKISFYADAGRTYETEKAG, from the coding sequence ATGACGGTGATGGAGACCACAGGTACCAGGACCGACAGCTGCGCGGCTCCGCCGCACCCCCACCGGCGCCCGGCGGGACAGGACAGCTACACGATCAGCGAGGTCGTCGACTTCACCGGCCTGACCGCGCACACCCTGCGTTGGTACGAGCGCATCGGGCTGATGCCGCACATCGACCGCTCGCACACCGGCCAGCGTCGCTACAGCAACCGCGACCTCGACTGGCTCGACCTCGTCGGCAAGCTCCGGCTCACCGGCATGCCGGTCGCCGACATGGTGCGCTACGCGGAACTGGTGCGGGAGGGCGACCACACGTTCACCGAACGGTTCGAGCTCCTGGAGACGACCCGCCGGGATGTTCTGTCCCGGATCGCGGAGCTCCAGGACACGCTCGCCGTGCTCGACCGGAAGATCAGCTTCTACGCCGATGCCGGTCGCACCTATGAAACGGAGAAGGCAGGATGA
- a CDS encoding serine hydrolase domain-containing protein, producing MSLQSLALIENWPVPTAAAGVVRGDGTVLGAHGPVDRRFPLASVTKPLAAYAVLVAYEEGAIELDEPAGPSGSTVRHLLAHTSGLAFDEHRVTADPGERRLYSNAGFEQLGDHVAKATDIPFAEYLRQAVLEPLGMASTSLEGSPAKDGVSTVEDLLRFAAEVQAPRLLDPRTVAEAMTVQYPGTKGVLPGYGHQNPNDWGLGFEIRDGKSPHWTGSSSSPRTFGHFGQSGTFLWIDPDAGAACVALTDRAFGPWAVEAWPAFTDAVLAEF from the coding sequence ATGTCCTTGCAGAGCCTCGCGTTGATCGAAAACTGGCCGGTTCCCACCGCTGCGGCGGGGGTGGTGCGCGGCGACGGCACGGTCCTCGGTGCCCACGGTCCTGTCGACCGGCGCTTCCCGCTGGCCTCGGTCACCAAGCCGCTCGCCGCGTACGCCGTCCTGGTCGCGTACGAGGAGGGGGCGATCGAGCTGGACGAGCCGGCCGGGCCGAGCGGATCGACGGTGCGTCACCTTCTCGCGCACACCTCGGGGCTGGCCTTCGACGAGCACCGGGTGACGGCTGATCCCGGGGAGCGGCGGCTGTACTCGAACGCGGGTTTCGAGCAGCTCGGCGACCATGTCGCCAAGGCGACGGACATTCCGTTCGCGGAGTATCTGCGGCAGGCGGTGCTGGAGCCGCTGGGCATGGCGTCGACGTCCCTGGAGGGCTCCCCCGCGAAGGACGGCGTGTCGACGGTCGAGGATCTTCTCCGGTTCGCGGCGGAGGTGCAGGCGCCACGGCTGCTGGACCCGCGCACGGTCGCGGAGGCGATGACGGTCCAGTACCCGGGCACCAAGGGCGTGCTCCCCGGCTACGGGCACCAGAACCCCAACGACTGGGGCCTCGGCTTCGAGATCCGCGACGGCAAGTCCCCCCACTGGACGGGCTCTTCGTCCTCGCCGCGCACCTTCGGGCACTTCGGCCAGTCCGGCACGTTCCTGTGGATCGACCCGGACGCGGGGGCGGCCTGTGTGGCGTTGACGGACCGCGCGTTCGGACCGTGGGCGGTCGAGGCGTGGCCGGCGTTCACCGACGCCGTCCTGGCCGAGTTCTAG
- a CDS encoding pirin family protein: MTDVRRATERYPGGDPGTGIESWHAFSFGPHYDPDNLRFGALIACNEERLVPGAGFDEHPHSHTEIVTWVVEGELTHRDSTGHETVVRAGDVQRLSAAAGVRHVERNDAETPLTFVQTWLAPLEPGGEPSYEIVRGIADSTPYAVPEAGAMLHVRRLAAGERTAVPDGPYLYVHVVRGEVRLDGDDMGPGDAARVTDAKELDVVAATPAELLVWEMS; encoded by the coding sequence GTGACGGACGTACGGCGCGCGACGGAGCGCTACCCAGGCGGGGACCCGGGGACCGGGATCGAGTCGTGGCACGCCTTCTCGTTCGGGCCGCACTACGACCCCGACAACCTCCGCTTCGGCGCGCTGATCGCCTGCAACGAGGAGCGGCTCGTGCCCGGCGCCGGGTTCGACGAGCATCCGCACAGCCACACCGAGATCGTGACGTGGGTGGTCGAGGGGGAGCTGACGCACCGGGACTCGACGGGGCACGAGACGGTCGTACGCGCCGGTGACGTCCAGCGGCTCAGCGCCGCGGCCGGCGTCCGGCACGTCGAGCGCAATGACGCCGAGACCCCGCTGACCTTCGTGCAGACCTGGCTGGCGCCCCTGGAGCCGGGCGGTGAGCCGTCGTACGAGATCGTCCGAGGGATCGCCGACTCGACGCCGTACGCCGTCCCGGAGGCGGGCGCGATGCTCCACGTGCGGCGGCTGGCCGCGGGGGAGCGGACCGCGGTGCCGGACGGGCCGTATCTGTACGTCCATGTCGTGCGGGGCGAAGTGCGGCTGGACGGCGACGATATGGGGCCGGGCGACGCGGCCCGGGTCACCGACGCCAAGGAGCTGGACGTGGTGGCGGCGACCCCGGCCGAGCTGCTGGTGTGGGAGATGTCCTAG
- a CDS encoding GNAT family N-acetyltransferase, with the protein MSLVRRATTEDAEEVLRLRQVMIDALPGGDGSTAWHTEALPSLRGRLAEADGDFAAFVVDHPDRPGTLAALVVGTVDYRIGKAVNPHGVAGYVFSVATDPDARRRGYARACMDELLAWFRERGAGQVMLTASPEAEPLYVSLGFVHKPDPTMILKL; encoded by the coding sequence ATGAGTCTCGTACGCCGTGCCACGACCGAGGACGCCGAAGAAGTACTGCGGCTGCGCCAGGTGATGATCGACGCGCTGCCGGGCGGGGACGGCTCCACAGCGTGGCACACGGAGGCGCTGCCGTCGCTGCGGGGGAGGCTGGCCGAGGCCGACGGGGACTTCGCGGCCTTCGTCGTCGACCACCCGGACCGGCCGGGGACGCTGGCGGCACTGGTGGTCGGGACGGTCGACTACCGGATCGGGAAGGCGGTCAATCCGCACGGCGTGGCCGGGTACGTCTTCAGCGTCGCCACCGACCCGGACGCGCGTCGGCGCGGCTACGCGCGCGCGTGCATGGACGAACTGCTGGCGTGGTTCCGTGAGCGGGGCGCCGGTCAGGTCATGCTGACCGCGTCCCCGGAGGCCGAGCCGCTCTACGTCTCCCTCGGCTTCGTCCACAAGCCGGACCCCACGATGATTCTCAAGCTCTGA